From the genome of Streptomyces sp. NBC_00659, one region includes:
- the pspAB gene encoding PspA-associated protein PspAB, translating to MGFLDILLGRSKPAAPDLDRLFGLPSAAVTLQAATGFVPTGTGAVCFTSVEGGAFAQARQEAQDLLDADTGRTGPRVEPIRDEYGYSWLVSRRAPDDLPALVSDLHAVNSSLEGTGFGPQLLCSVVGFEDTGQRRLGLVYLYKRGTFFPFAPLADGGERRDNALELQIKAALADDLRIEQDLARWFPIWGAPGL from the coding sequence ATGGGGTTCCTCGACATCCTGCTCGGCCGCAGCAAGCCCGCCGCACCCGACCTCGACCGGCTCTTCGGCCTGCCGTCGGCGGCCGTGACCCTCCAGGCGGCGACCGGGTTCGTCCCGACCGGCACGGGAGCGGTGTGCTTCACCTCCGTCGAGGGCGGGGCCTTCGCCCAGGCCCGTCAGGAGGCACAGGACCTGCTGGACGCGGACACCGGGCGGACGGGCCCGAGGGTGGAACCGATCCGGGACGAGTACGGCTACTCGTGGCTGGTCTCCCGCCGGGCGCCCGACGACCTGCCGGCGCTGGTGAGCGATCTGCACGCGGTCAACAGCTCCCTGGAGGGCACCGGCTTCGGTCCCCAGCTCCTGTGCTCCGTGGTGGGTTTCGAGGACACCGGGCAGCGGCGGCTCGGTCTGGTCTATCTGTACAAGCGCGGGACCTTCTTTCCCTTCGCGCCGCTCGCCGACGGCGGCGAACGGCGCGACAACGCGCTCGAACTCCAGATCAAGGCGGCCCTGGCCGACGACCTGCGCATCGAGCAGGACCTCGCCCGCTGGTTCCCGATCTGGGGCGCCCCGGGGCTGTGA
- a CDS encoding winged helix-turn-helix domain-containing protein, whose translation MATTRSFSSVATSPVPSTAPGRHRLRAVDRDEVPDVATFLPPGATWLPAPQNALPVLPGQPPMIGYLVLVPADQQPLFPVGVTGPAELPAATGDLTEATGDGSADPLVRVDAVQRTAEVDGRELDLTYLEFELLAHLVRHPHRVHTRDQLVSTVWGYGHVGDGRTVDVHVARLRRKLGTQHRQAIQTVRRVGYKYTPPMGR comes from the coding sequence ATGGCGACCACTCGATCCTTCTCCTCCGTCGCGACGTCCCCCGTCCCCTCGACCGCCCCGGGACGGCACCGCCTGCGTGCCGTCGACCGGGACGAGGTCCCGGACGTGGCCACCTTCCTTCCGCCGGGCGCCACCTGGCTGCCCGCCCCCCAGAACGCGCTGCCCGTCCTGCCGGGACAGCCGCCGATGATCGGCTACCTGGTCCTCGTACCGGCCGACCAGCAGCCCCTGTTCCCAGTCGGCGTGACCGGCCCGGCCGAACTCCCGGCCGCCACCGGTGACCTCACCGAGGCCACCGGCGACGGCTCCGCCGACCCGCTGGTGCGCGTCGACGCCGTGCAGCGCACCGCCGAGGTCGACGGGCGGGAACTGGACCTCACGTACCTGGAGTTCGAGCTGCTCGCGCATCTCGTCCGCCATCCGCACCGGGTGCACACCCGCGACCAGCTGGTCTCCACGGTGTGGGGCTACGGACATGTCGGCGACGGACGGACCGTCGACGTCCATGTCGCGCGACTGCGCCGCAAGCTCGGCACCCAGCACCGGCAGGCGATCCAGACAGTGCGCCGGGTGGGGTACAAGTACACCCCGCCGATGGGCCGTTGA
- the glnA gene encoding type I glutamate--ammonia ligase yields the protein MFQNADEAKKFIADEDVKFVDVRFCDLPGVMQHFTIPAEAFDPTEELAFDGSSIRGFQAIHESDMALRADLSTARVDPFRRDKTVNINFFIHDPITGEQYSRDPRNVAKKAEAYLASTGIADTAYFGPEAEFYVFDSVRFKTAENESFYHIDSEAGAWNTGALEDNRGYKVRYKGGYFPTPPVDHFADLRAEISLELAASGLQVERQHHEVGTAGQAEINYKFNTLLAAADDLQLFKYIVKNVAWRNGKTATFMPKPIFGDNGSGMHVHQSLWSGGSPLFYDEAGYAGLSDMARYYIGGILKHAPSLLAFTNPTVNSYHRLVPGFEAPVNLVYSQRNRSAAMRIPITGSNPKAKRVEFRAPDSSGNPYLAFAALLMAGLDGVKNKIEPAEPIDKDLYELAPEEHANVAQVPTSLPAVLDSLERDHEFLLAGDVFTSDLIETWIDYKRTNEIAPLQLRPHPHEFELYFDV from the coding sequence ATGTTCCAGAACGCCGACGAGGCCAAGAAGTTCATCGCGGACGAGGACGTCAAGTTCGTCGATGTCCGCTTCTGCGACCTGCCGGGTGTGATGCAGCACTTCACGATCCCGGCCGAGGCCTTCGACCCGACCGAGGAGCTCGCGTTCGACGGCTCCTCCATCCGCGGCTTCCAGGCCATCCACGAGTCCGACATGGCGCTCCGCGCCGACCTGTCCACCGCGCGCGTCGACCCCTTCCGCCGCGACAAGACGGTCAACATCAACTTCTTCATCCACGACCCGATCACGGGCGAGCAGTACTCCCGTGACCCGCGCAACGTGGCCAAGAAGGCCGAGGCCTACCTCGCGTCCACCGGCATCGCCGACACCGCGTACTTCGGCCCCGAGGCCGAGTTCTACGTCTTCGACAGCGTGCGCTTCAAGACCGCCGAGAACGAGTCCTTCTACCACATCGACTCCGAGGCCGGCGCCTGGAACACCGGCGCGCTCGAGGACAACCGCGGTTACAAGGTCCGCTACAAGGGCGGCTACTTCCCGACCCCGCCGGTCGACCACTTCGCCGACCTCCGTGCCGAGATCTCCCTGGAGCTGGCCGCGTCCGGCCTCCAGGTCGAGCGCCAGCACCACGAGGTGGGCACCGCCGGCCAGGCCGAGATCAACTACAAGTTCAACACGCTGCTCGCCGCGGCCGACGACCTCCAGCTCTTCAAGTACATCGTGAAGAACGTCGCCTGGCGCAACGGCAAGACCGCGACCTTCATGCCGAAGCCGATCTTCGGTGACAACGGCTCGGGCATGCACGTCCACCAGTCCCTGTGGAGTGGCGGCTCCCCGCTGTTCTACGACGAGGCCGGCTACGCGGGCCTGTCGGACATGGCCCGCTACTACATCGGCGGCATCCTCAAGCACGCCCCGTCGCTGCTCGCCTTCACCAACCCGACGGTGAACTCGTACCACCGCCTGGTCCCCGGCTTCGAGGCCCCGGTCAACCTGGTGTACTCGCAGCGCAACCGCTCCGCGGCCATGCGTATCCCGATCACCGGCTCGAACCCGAAGGCCAAGCGCGTCGAGTTCCGCGCGCCCGACTCCTCCGGCAACCCGTACCTGGCGTTCGCGGCCCTGCTGATGGCCGGTCTGGACGGCGTCAAGAACAAGATCGAGCCGGCCGAGCCGATCGACAAGGACCTCTACGAGCTGGCTCCCGAGGAGCACGCGAACGTCGCCCAGGTCCCGACCTCGCTCCCGGCCGTCCTCGACTCGCTGGAGCGCGACCACGAGTTCCTGCTCGCGGGCGACGTCTTCACGTCCGACCTGATCGAGACGTGGATCGACTACAAGCGCACGAACGAGATCGCGCCGCTCCAGCTGCGTCCGCACCCGCACGAGTTCGAGCTGTACTTCGACGTGTAA
- a CDS encoding arsenate reductase family protein: MEIWINPACSKCRSAISLLDAEGAEYTVRRYLEDVPGEDEIRDVLDRLGLEPWDITRTGEAEAKELGIEEWARDAGSRDRWIKALSEHPKLIQRPIITADDGTALVGRTEEAVREAMSRQPAGSAPGASSTAV; this comes from the coding sequence ATGGAGATCTGGATCAATCCGGCCTGTTCGAAGTGCCGCAGCGCGATCAGCCTGCTCGACGCCGAGGGCGCCGAGTACACCGTCCGCCGCTATCTGGAGGACGTGCCCGGCGAGGACGAGATCCGCGACGTCCTCGACCGTCTCGGTCTCGAACCGTGGGACATCACGCGGACCGGGGAGGCCGAGGCGAAGGAGCTGGGGATCGAGGAGTGGGCGCGGGACGCCGGTTCACGGGACCGGTGGATCAAGGCGCTGTCCGAGCACCCGAAGCTCATCCAGCGGCCGATCATCACCGCGGACGACGGGACCGCGCTGGTGGGCCGCACGGAGGAGGCGGTACGGGAGGCCATGTCCCGGCAGCCGGCCGGGTCCGCGCCCGGGGCCTCCTCAACTGCCGTGTGA
- a CDS encoding winged helix DNA-binding domain-containing protein, whose amino-acid sequence MTGKPRHIGVAERRARLGLRQRLVAAARAKTPEEVADSLVALHGTDPATVYLAVGARLRDARTTVARVERALYEDRSLVRMHGMRNTVFVFPTGLAAVVHASTALDIAAKTRAGLVKDLAAGSDGRLTGPWLDEVEASALAALARRGQATVNELTGDEPRLKEQFVYAAGKSYESVQTVSSRLMRLLGTEGRVVRGRPLGSWTSSQFRWAVAPPHPPLPPAEARSALLNRWLTACGPATEADLKWWTGWKVTDVRRALAASGAVTVSLDDGVTAYVAAGDEGPVEGPDAPWAALLPALDPAPMSRPDRDWFLEPSLRPALFDRSGNVGPTVWWDGRVVGGWAQRPDGDIVWRLLDTGVGREALDAISAEAGRLGAWVGDTRITPRFRTPLERELSAQ is encoded by the coding sequence GTGACGGGGAAGCCGCGGCATATCGGGGTGGCGGAGCGGCGGGCACGGCTCGGGCTGCGGCAGCGGCTCGTGGCCGCCGCGCGGGCGAAGACGCCTGAGGAGGTGGCGGACTCCCTGGTCGCGCTGCACGGCACCGACCCGGCGACGGTGTACCTCGCGGTGGGCGCGCGGCTCAGGGACGCCCGGACGACGGTGGCGCGGGTGGAGCGGGCCCTGTACGAGGACCGTTCGCTCGTACGGATGCACGGCATGCGCAACACCGTGTTCGTGTTCCCCACCGGCCTGGCGGCCGTCGTGCACGCCTCGACGGCGCTCGACATCGCCGCGAAGACCCGTGCCGGACTGGTCAAGGACCTGGCCGCCGGAAGCGACGGGCGGCTGACCGGGCCGTGGCTCGACGAGGTCGAGGCGTCCGCGCTCGCCGCGCTGGCCCGGCGCGGACAGGCCACGGTGAACGAACTCACCGGGGACGAGCCGCGGTTGAAGGAGCAGTTCGTCTACGCGGCGGGGAAGAGTTACGAGAGCGTGCAGACCGTGTCGTCCCGCCTGATGCGCCTGCTGGGGACCGAGGGCCGGGTGGTGCGGGGGCGTCCGCTCGGGTCCTGGACGTCGAGCCAGTTCCGCTGGGCGGTCGCGCCGCCGCATCCCCCGCTCCCTCCCGCCGAGGCCCGCTCCGCGCTGCTGAACCGCTGGCTCACGGCCTGCGGGCCCGCCACCGAGGCCGACCTGAAGTGGTGGACGGGGTGGAAGGTCACCGACGTACGGCGGGCGCTGGCCGCGAGCGGGGCGGTGACCGTCTCGCTCGACGACGGGGTCACGGCGTACGTGGCGGCGGGCGACGAGGGCCCGGTCGAGGGGCCGGACGCGCCCTGGGCCGCCCTGCTGCCCGCCCTCGATCCGGCGCCCATGAGCCGGCCGGATCGGGACTGGTTCCTCGAACCGTCCCTGCGGCCCGCCCTCTTCGACCGCAGCGGCAATGTGGGGCCGACGGTGTGGTGGGACGGACGGGTGGTCGGGGGGTGGGCGCAGCGGCCCGACGGCGACATCGTCTGGCGGCTTCTGGACACCGGCGTCGGCCGTGAGGCCCTGGACGCGATCTCGGCGGAGGCCGGGCGCCTCGGCGCCTGGGTGGGCGACACCCGGATCACCCCACGTTTCCGGACGCCCCTGGAGCGGGAGTTGTCGGCGCAGTGA
- a CDS encoding DUF2252 domain-containing protein, with product MLRNSVTATTADRAARGRAARKLVPRSAHGVWIPAADRPDPVGLLQAQGRDRLPELLPIRYARMAASPLAFLRGGAAVMAADLAAQPHTGLTVQLCGDAHLLNFGLYAAPERSLLFDLNDFDETFPGPFEWDVKRLAASVAVAARENGHKEEHVFGAARAAAGQYREAVRRLARQGELAVWYQHIDADLLLPLVRSGRRRRRAEATLTRARRRTSLQALGKLTETVGGRCRIIHDPPLLEPAGAMDMASLRKIFSDYRSTLPEERRLLLDRYRFVDAARKIVGVGSVGTRCFIVLLAGRDADDPLFLQIKQAGRSVLEEHLPSGPYVHPGRRVVAGQRLMQAAGDVFLGWTTGPEGRSFYWRQLHDMKAGADVGGMSPGELRAYARLCGTALARAHARSGDRVAIAAYLGGADTFERAVANFALRYTDRNATDHAALGAAVIAGVVPATPGV from the coding sequence GTGCTCCGCAACAGCGTCACGGCCACCACGGCGGACCGGGCGGCCCGGGGGCGGGCGGCCCGCAAACTGGTGCCCCGTTCCGCGCACGGCGTCTGGATCCCCGCCGCCGACCGCCCCGACCCCGTCGGCCTCCTCCAGGCGCAGGGCAGGGACCGGCTTCCGGAACTGCTGCCGATCCGGTACGCGCGGATGGCCGCTTCGCCGCTCGCCTTCCTGCGCGGGGGCGCCGCCGTCATGGCGGCCGACCTGGCCGCCCAGCCCCACACCGGGCTCACCGTCCAGCTGTGCGGCGACGCGCACCTGCTGAACTTCGGCCTGTACGCCGCCCCGGAACGCTCCCTGCTCTTCGACCTCAACGACTTCGACGAGACCTTCCCCGGCCCCTTCGAGTGGGACGTCAAACGCCTCGCGGCCAGCGTCGCGGTCGCGGCCCGGGAGAACGGGCACAAGGAGGAGCACGTCTTCGGCGCGGCACGAGCCGCCGCCGGGCAGTACCGCGAGGCCGTGCGACGGCTGGCCCGGCAGGGCGAACTGGCCGTCTGGTACCAGCACATCGACGCCGACCTGCTGCTGCCGCTGGTCCGCTCGGGACGCCGGCGCCGGCGCGCGGAGGCCACCCTCACCCGGGCCCGCCGCCGCACCAGCCTCCAGGCCCTCGGCAAACTCACCGAGACCGTCGGCGGACGCTGCCGCATCATCCACGACCCGCCCCTGCTGGAACCGGCCGGAGCCATGGACATGGCCTCGCTCCGCAAGATCTTCAGCGACTACCGCTCCACACTCCCCGAGGAACGCCGTCTGCTCCTGGACCGCTACCGGTTCGTCGACGCGGCCCGCAAGATCGTCGGCGTGGGCAGTGTCGGCACGCGCTGCTTCATCGTGCTGCTCGCCGGGCGGGACGCCGACGACCCGCTGTTCCTACAGATCAAGCAGGCGGGCCGGTCCGTACTCGAAGAACATCTGCCGAGCGGCCCGTACGTCCATCCCGGGCGCCGGGTCGTCGCGGGCCAGCGGCTGATGCAGGCCGCGGGCGATGTCTTCCTCGGCTGGACGACCGGCCCCGAAGGGCGCTCGTTCTACTGGCGCCAGCTCCACGACATGAAGGCCGGCGCGGACGTGGGCGGCATGAGTCCTGGTGAACTGCGCGCCTACGCCCGGCTGTGCGGCACCGCCCTGGCCCGCGCGCACGCCCGCTCCGGCGACCGCGTGGCGATCGCCGCCTATCTCGGCGGCGCCGACACCTTCGAGCGGGCCGTCGCGAACTTCGCGCTGCGCTACACCGACCGCAACGCCACCGACCACGCGGCTCTGGGCGCGGCGGTCATCGCGGGTGTGGTCCCGGCGACTCCGGGGGTGTGA
- a CDS encoding RDD family protein has product MDNRQAIGSWLSGPRAAAEEAGVDFGYRGEQLGLPEHGPGSIARPGRRMGALAVDWGLCLLIAYGLLTDGYDQATGNWALLVFFALGVLTVGSVGFTPGKRLLGLRVVAEGGGRPNPLRVLLRTALLCVAVPALIWDRDGRGLHDRLAHTIEVRT; this is encoded by the coding sequence GTGGACAACAGGCAAGCAATCGGATCGTGGCTCTCCGGCCCCCGCGCGGCTGCGGAGGAAGCCGGTGTCGACTTCGGATACCGGGGCGAACAGCTCGGTCTCCCGGAGCACGGACCGGGCTCGATCGCCCGCCCCGGACGCCGTATGGGCGCCCTCGCCGTCGACTGGGGTCTGTGCCTCCTGATCGCATACGGGCTGCTCACCGACGGCTATGACCAGGCTACGGGCAACTGGGCCCTGCTGGTCTTCTTCGCTCTCGGTGTCCTCACGGTCGGTTCCGTCGGCTTCACTCCGGGCAAGCGTCTGCTGGGTCTGCGTGTCGTGGCCGAGGGCGGCGGGCGGCCGAACCCGCTGCGCGTCCTGCTGCGCACCGCGCTCCTGTGCGTGGCCGTTCCGGCCCTGATCTGGGACCGCGACGGCCGGGGCCTCCATGACCGCCTGGCCCACACGATCGAAGTCCGCACCTGA
- the htpX gene encoding zinc metalloprotease HtpX: MRNRFRSDRQLTVRMTVTLFLLGLLYVAFVAALIVLLKSWVLVVVIAAGLLVAQYWFSDRIALYAMHGRIVEREEYPQLHGVVDRLCAVADIPKPLVAVSDLDMPNAFATGRNADHAVLCVTTGLLRRLEPDELEGVLAHELSHVAHKDVAVITVASFLGVLAGLIVRFAFYSQLFGGRGQKDQNTVAVFAVVMAVSAAVYAISFMLIRALSRYRELAADRSAALLTGRPSALASALTKVTGDIGRIPTKDLRTAQAFNAFYFTPALGAQPGIANLFSTHPSLEQRLGQLARISAELGEPAVPDTGAPAPGEVL; this comes from the coding sequence ATGCGGAACCGATTCCGGAGCGATCGGCAGCTGACCGTGCGGATGACGGTCACGCTGTTCCTGCTCGGATTGCTGTACGTGGCCTTCGTCGCCGCGTTGATCGTGTTGCTGAAGTCGTGGGTGCTCGTCGTCGTGATCGCGGCCGGGCTCCTCGTCGCGCAGTACTGGTTCTCGGACCGGATCGCGCTGTACGCCATGCACGGACGGATCGTGGAGCGGGAGGAGTATCCCCAGCTCCACGGCGTCGTCGACCGGCTGTGCGCCGTGGCCGACATACCCAAGCCGCTGGTCGCAGTGTCGGACCTCGACATGCCGAACGCGTTCGCCACGGGGCGCAACGCCGATCACGCGGTCCTCTGCGTGACCACGGGGCTGCTGCGCCGCCTGGAGCCCGACGAACTGGAGGGCGTCCTCGCGCACGAGCTGTCGCACGTGGCGCACAAGGATGTCGCCGTGATCACCGTGGCGTCGTTCCTCGGGGTCCTCGCCGGGCTGATCGTGCGGTTCGCGTTCTACTCGCAGCTCTTCGGCGGGCGGGGCCAGAAGGACCAGAACACCGTGGCCGTGTTCGCCGTGGTGATGGCGGTGTCCGCGGCCGTGTACGCCATCAGTTTCATGCTGATCAGGGCGCTCTCCCGGTACCGCGAGCTGGCCGCCGACCGCTCCGCCGCCCTGCTCACGGGCCGCCCCTCGGCGCTGGCGTCCGCGCTGACCAAGGTGACCGGTGACATCGGCCGGATCCCGACGAAGGACCTGCGGACCGCGCAGGCCTTCAACGCCTTCTACTTCACCCCCGCGCTCGGCGCCCAGCCGGGCATCGCCAACCTGTTCTCCACCCACCCGAGCCTGGAGCAGCGGCTCGGACAACTGGCCCGCATCTCCGCCGAGCTGGGCGAGCCCGCGGTGCCGGACACGGGCGCCCCGGCTCCCGGAGAGGTTCTCTGA
- the glnII gene encoding glutamine synthetase: MSFKAEYIWIDGTEPTAKLRSKTKILADDAKGAELPIWGFDGSSTNQAEGHASDRVLKPVASFPDPIRGGDDILVMCEVLNIDMTPHESNTRAALAEVAEKFAAQESIFGIEQEYTFFKGARPLGFPEGGFPAAQGGYYCGVGADEIFGRDVVEAHLDNCLKAGLGISGINAEVMPGQWEFQVGPLAPLEVSDQLWVARWLLYRTAEDFGVSATLDPKPVKGDWNGAGAHTNFSTKAMREGYDAIITACESLGEGSKPMDHVKNYGAGIDDRLTGLHETAPWNEYSYGVSDRGASVRIPWQVEKDGKGYIEDRRPNANVDPYVVTRLIVDTCCTALEKAGQV; the protein is encoded by the coding sequence GTGAGCTTCAAGGCTGAGTACATCTGGATCGACGGCACCGAGCCGACGGCCAAGCTCCGTTCCAAGACGAAGATCCTGGCCGACGACGCCAAGGGTGCGGAGCTGCCGATCTGGGGCTTCGACGGCTCCTCGACGAACCAGGCCGAGGGTCACGCCTCGGACCGCGTACTCAAGCCCGTGGCCAGCTTCCCGGACCCGATCCGCGGCGGCGACGACATCCTCGTCATGTGCGAGGTGCTGAACATCGACATGACGCCGCACGAGTCCAACACCCGTGCCGCGCTGGCCGAGGTCGCGGAGAAGTTCGCCGCGCAGGAGTCGATCTTCGGCATCGAGCAGGAGTACACCTTCTTCAAGGGCGCGCGCCCGCTCGGCTTCCCCGAGGGCGGCTTCCCGGCCGCGCAGGGCGGCTACTACTGCGGTGTCGGCGCGGACGAGATCTTCGGCCGTGACGTCGTCGAGGCGCACCTGGACAACTGCCTCAAGGCGGGTCTCGGCATCTCCGGCATCAACGCCGAGGTCATGCCCGGTCAGTGGGAGTTCCAGGTCGGCCCGCTCGCGCCGCTCGAGGTCTCGGACCAGCTCTGGGTCGCCCGCTGGCTGCTCTACCGCACCGCCGAGGACTTCGGTGTCTCCGCGACGCTGGACCCGAAGCCGGTGAAGGGCGACTGGAACGGCGCGGGCGCGCACACCAACTTCTCCACCAAGGCCATGCGCGAGGGCTACGACGCGATCATCACCGCGTGCGAGTCGCTCGGCGAGGGCTCCAAGCCGATGGACCACGTCAAGAACTACGGCGCCGGCATCGACGACCGTCTGACGGGCCTGCACGAGACCGCCCCGTGGAACGAGTACAGCTACGGCGTCTCCGACCGCGGCGCCTCGGTCCGCATCCCGTGGCAGGTCGAGAAGGACGGCAAGGGCTACATCGAGGACCGTCGTCCGAACGCGAACGTCGACCCGTACGTCGTGACGCGTCTCATCGTCGACACCTGCTGCACCGCCCTGGAGAAGGCCGGCCAGGTCTGA
- a CDS encoding DUF1269 domain-containing protein, which yields MSNLFVVAYNDVATAGRVRDKLFELSKQHLVELEDAVVVERSEDGRIKLHQAVSHTAVGAAGGALWGGVIGLLFLAPLLGAAVGAAAGAAGGAITDTGIDDKFMKDLSQNLRPGAAALFVLVKQAAGDKVIPQIAEFGGQLVQTSLSQDQEDHLREAVAAARAKAAATTAPPETGPEAGGTAAPAKGAPTAASGTGAAGTPEPAGTPEPDANGAPASS from the coding sequence ATGAGCAATCTGTTCGTCGTCGCCTACAACGATGTCGCCACCGCCGGCCGGGTACGCGACAAGCTGTTCGAGCTGTCGAAGCAGCATCTCGTCGAGCTGGAGGACGCGGTCGTCGTCGAGCGGAGCGAGGACGGCAGGATCAAGCTGCATCAGGCGGTCAGTCACACGGCCGTCGGCGCGGCCGGCGGCGCGCTGTGGGGCGGTGTCATCGGGCTGCTCTTCCTGGCGCCTCTGCTCGGTGCGGCGGTGGGCGCGGCGGCCGGTGCCGCCGGAGGCGCGATCACGGACACCGGCATCGACGACAAGTTCATGAAGGATCTCAGCCAGAATCTGCGGCCGGGCGCGGCCGCGCTGTTCGTCCTGGTCAAGCAGGCGGCCGGGGACAAGGTGATCCCGCAGATCGCCGAGTTCGGCGGCCAGTTGGTGCAGACCTCGCTGAGCCAGGACCAGGAGGACCACCTGCGCGAGGCGGTCGCCGCGGCCCGGGCGAAGGCGGCCGCCACCACCGCGCCGCCGGAAACGGGACCGGAAGCGGGCGGTACGGCCGCACCCGCGAAGGGCGCGCCGACGGCCGCCTCCGGGACGGGTGCCGCGGGCACGCCCGAACCGGCCGGCACCCCCGAACCGGACGCGAACGGCGCTCCCGCCTCTTCCTGA
- a CDS encoding SDR family oxidoreductase, translating to MLGGTEFVGRAVVEAALARGWDVTVFHRGRHEPPAGARSLLGDRTSPDGLAALAGTTDTWDAVVDTWSAAPRAVRDAARLLAGRVSRHVYVSSCSVYAWPRAAGYTENAPLVEGASAGADASDYARDKRGGELATVEAFGGGRSLLVRCGLILGPYENIGRLPWWLNRIAAGGPVLAPGPRDLPLQYIDVRDLAEWTLGAVEAELGGAYNLAGPPGHGTMGALLDACVRATGARAELRWTDPETVLAAGIEPWTQLPVWVPPGSELHASVYSGDVSRALRTGLRCRPVEETVEDTWSWLRSLGGPEPRRADRPKVGLDPAVEAKVLGM from the coding sequence ATGCTGGGTGGTACGGAGTTCGTGGGGCGCGCGGTCGTGGAGGCCGCGCTCGCCCGGGGGTGGGACGTCACGGTCTTCCACCGCGGCCGCCACGAACCGCCGGCCGGGGCGCGGTCGCTGCTGGGCGACCGCACCTCGCCGGACGGGCTCGCGGCGCTCGCCGGCACCACGGACACCTGGGACGCCGTCGTCGACACCTGGTCGGCGGCGCCGCGGGCCGTCCGGGACGCGGCCCGCCTGCTGGCGGGACGGGTGTCCCGCCATGTGTACGTGTCGAGCTGCTCGGTGTACGCCTGGCCCCGTGCCGCCGGGTACACCGAGAACGCGCCGCTCGTGGAGGGCGCGTCGGCCGGCGCGGACGCGAGCGACTACGCCCGGGACAAGCGGGGCGGGGAACTGGCCACCGTCGAGGCCTTCGGCGGCGGGCGTTCGCTGCTCGTGCGGTGCGGGCTGATCCTCGGGCCCTACGAGAACATCGGGCGGCTGCCGTGGTGGCTGAACCGGATCGCGGCGGGGGGTCCGGTGCTGGCTCCGGGGCCACGGGACCTGCCCCTCCAGTACATCGACGTCCGGGACCTGGCGGAGTGGACGCTCGGTGCGGTGGAGGCGGAACTCGGCGGGGCGTACAACCTGGCCGGTCCCCCGGGGCACGGCACGATGGGGGCGCTGCTCGACGCGTGTGTCCGGGCCACCGGGGCACGGGCCGAGCTCCGCTGGACGGACCCCGAGACCGTGCTCGCGGCCGGGATCGAGCCGTGGACGCAGCTGCCGGTGTGGGTGCCGCCCGGGAGCGAACTGCACGCCTCGGTGTACTCGGGCGATGTCTCACGGGCACTGCGGACGGGCCTGCGGTGCCGGCCCGTCGAGGAGACCGTCGAGGACACATGGAGCTGGCTCCGGTCGCTCGGGGGCCCCGAACCCCGGCGCGCCGACCGGCCGAAGGTGGGACTGGATCCTGCGGTGGAGGCGAAGGTCCTCGGAATGTGA